A region from the Poecilia reticulata strain Guanapo linkage group LG12, Guppy_female_1.0+MT, whole genome shotgun sequence genome encodes:
- the LOC103473742 gene encoding mucin-5AC: MPSSMKIRAVLLWGVCVLFPVESVTSSAPENNGTNVTVPPDITDNQRITAYASTLQPATLHPAEPTDAAAARATEAASPTADHKNGDRNTSKSESRRLGLTTAEVAVSHSKPLTPTEKVTTKDVVPVKTTHATAQAFPAGPTTSISKPPSVSQTITAGREEETSAAVTTASGGAKSSTANITATSKEQISSSNTTGHAHTSTEVTSTGSGLHLSTAMTTATSEVQPSYRSTTAEAVNQTTDHLPHTSASSFTNTTAPATHSSTTSASFVSTQNSTSITGFRPEVPSTTSVDNSTQSTSTSSGPTTSVPTSGTSKSTSTELSSKPSSVSATTDFNSTSPGPVSTSTDYSNTTANSTSPAGTFIPHIVGSTTPSTPSTTKAPCEPSKDSSSSNVLPCSTRGVEKQCLIVIAVLAIVATVFIVSTIVLCIKLSERKYKVRKPQQDTEMMCISSLLPDKSHTYTRQRNPVSNGVLVYPAGGDSDEEGGDNLTLSSFLPENDRYV; encoded by the coding sequence ATGCCCTCCAGCATGAAGATACGTGCTGTGCTGCTGtggggagtgtgtgtgttgtttccTGTGGAGTCGGTAACGAGTTCAGCGCCAGAAAACAACGGCACGAACGTCACTGTTCCACCAGACATCACAGACAACCAGCGAATCACTGCATATGCAAGCACGTTGCAGCCTGCAACCCTGCATCCAGCAGAACCtacagatgctgctgctgctcgtgCGACGGAGGCAGCGTCACCCACAGCGGACCATAAGAACGGTGACAGAAACACAAGTAAAAGCGAGAGCAGACGGCTTGGTTTGACTACCGCTGAAGTAGCAGTCAGCCATTCCAAACCTCTCACCCCCACAGAAAAGGTGACAACTAAGGATGTAGTTCCTGTAAAGACGACACATGCAACTGCACAGGCCTTCCCTGCAGGGCCGACGACAAGCATAAGCAAACCTCCGTCTGTCAGTCAAACAATCACAgctggaagagaagaagaaacttcTGCTGCAGTTACCACAGCGAGTGGTGGAGCTAAATCTTCCACTGCCAACATCACTGCTACAAGTAAAGAACAAATTTCCTCGTCAAACACCACAGGCCATGCGCACACTTCTACCGAAGTCACATCGACCGGAAGTGGACTACATCTGTCCACCGCCATGACGACAGCTACGAGTGAAGTGCAACCGTCGTACCGTTCAACAACAGCAGAAGCTGTAAATCAGACAACAGACCATCTCCCCCACACATCTGCCTCGAGTTTTACTAACACGACTGCTCCTGCAACACATTCTTCGACTACTTCAGCCTCATTTGTTTCTACTCAAAATTCAACATCCATTACTGGATTCAGGCCAGAGGTACCTTCCACCACCTCTGTGGATAACTCTACTCAAAGCACTTCCACCTCCAGTGGTCCCACAACTTCAGTTCCTACCTCAGGAACCAGTAAGTCCACCAGCACCGAGCTCTCATCAAAACCCTCTTCTGTTTCCGCCACCACTGACTTCAATTCTACATCACCTGGACCAGTTTCCACTTCAACAGATTATTCCAACACCACCGCCAACTCTACCAGCCCAGCTGGGACTTTTATTCCTCACATCGTTGGGTCAACAACGCCCTCAACTCCATCGACTACAAAAGCTCCCTGCGAACCGTCAAAGGACTCATCAAGCAGCAATGTTCTGCCCTGCTCCACCAGGGGTGTGGAGAAGCAGTGCCTCATAGTTATCGCCGTCTTGGCTATTGTGGCCACCGTCTTCATAGTTTCCACCATTGTCCTTTGCATCAAACtgtcagaaagaaaatacaaagttagGAAACCTCAGCAGGACACGGAGATGATGTGCatctcctctctgctgcctgATAAGAGTCACACCTACACAAGGCAGCGCAATCCGGTGAGCAACGGAGTCCTGGTGTACCCTGCTGGAGGAGACAGTGACGAGGAAGGTGGGGATAATCTCACCCTCAGCAGCTTCCTGCCAGAAAACGACCGCTATGTTTAG